The following proteins come from a genomic window of Microscilla marina ATCC 23134:
- a CDS encoding phage tail tape measure protein, which produces METQDIMVATGFSELVNQLTPHNGQINLPLGKLTDNFDAFLKNVYFKEGSVIAIDQVSIETNEQLQLVTITGVSSFMNVPSMPLTASFAVDAEGEIRAVLKYMLIDASKTSGFWKFSDSFKTLPAFGDASAASGSLLDDLKFKEASFVVASHAGYDTSLGLDLDAGINFGGIMKPPAQLGILKNSLGETDALTVSGFINVPSDEKYMYNPALERNVASRRGFPWLTGNKLPGIHLHVDLGIDMTMGGVKLTNSIYQIYTPLKLGWQNLDKSYQPIAAYTATLDLPKADITLDIVGEISDETIAVEALCEGVSVGNLADLADISGGDNSLSDTLPDIMTKPLNALKKLELTNLGFSFSYGNSGFSIGYLAVQVAMENLNWQIWDDHIVVNELGCRFAINNPFNNPQFETGFWGKTEIEGVEIDLEANSRDAYLISMRLGEAQTLPIRSLMKKFAPEIPALPNMVVNDLVLMVSIGNFISFSGGLMEKPDSWSLDLGPQNLTFSNIRFDLKIPKAGKIGGSFRGEVGIGKNIRLKGFYAIPGDFKIKAECDELNFKELVGKLSKEKLSLPSGFDMTFYNSSVLLKKDSGGMAFQMGTRYEDDAYFALEIKKVEGKWGVAGGLSLLDAQPSKLPGMSFLEPFEKVVDLQDFTLVLASYSDAAFKFPGMEQFANPALTSSNIPMPAQAGGLVAGLNVYAKWKIDTKKKEMKLLKQVLGLDPELGVTLQVGKNPSKDTRLFVSYTTELMSKHPFQAKFGFAMNNGTPELFLAGMLQMKIQGEMCQFDVAMSLVKGGFFFSGSMKGTLQFGDLQLSNLALALGFNWGGIPSLGIAGTINLPDFTSSIAVLFDSTDPSKSLLAGAISDLSLGDIAETIAQTDIPDDIEGILDGIEVKGNRPFDIPLTEADNFDDQDLTAISAAFQSYGTVSVPSTETSALFVVNKPGKSWSLTDMPNNMRHYQIEKVGKNLRVSLNPQIYLAPAGAQMGTLVFPQGYFMSGTLSVLGLEWSTQIDIRTNKGVAAQSYLNKPLVIYNKNFFELSDVEGKSGPFFSVSTFFQNELKNPELRPPHLYFSGRLFLLGLESESFVKATKNGFAFALSRTVDIKIPGKAFSGKVFMESLINGHFESVKNFGAGGEFTLKFEGKIDLAKLGFLGDVVDDMGKIKIDLNVDADLELGYDGKKAFVNFSGGFKLQDIKHNFKLELKATNADMKKAGEWVFDEIKQIVTDLFDTAEEWMNAIGDGFVEVGKGAEQVAKVLGKGYKKSVEEAAELMHEAGENFEEMGRAFKKVYGTTAKTFAPIMKDLGAGANEIAKDLKNAFKTGTKDVAKILDEVGESPEAVAGALKSAYKQSAKQAAQTLKSIGKDATTIAKGLKSAYKQSAKQVAQTLDSVGVDAGAVGKALRYAYKQSAKDVAKTMKDIGKGGEAIGKALQTGFRYSGKTAANMMKSIGVSSSEIGKALKNTFKMSTKDFTNTFKSIGKGANDIGNALKNTYKQSAEQTLRLLNGAGISNHDMSNMLKGVYKLSAENTAKTFKKIGKSANEIANVMKSSYKQSAKDMAKVLDKVGVGVDEVGGALKNVYGQSAEQAAGTLKDIGKSAKDVGKVLKNAYKLSTKDTSKYLKKSFKLGKSGLKDALKGAGYASKEVDKVVKKLWKSLKFW; this is translated from the coding sequence ATGGAAACACAAGATATAATGGTAGCCACAGGTTTTTCGGAGCTTGTAAACCAATTAACCCCACACAATGGTCAGATTAATCTGCCGCTTGGTAAACTTACCGACAACTTTGATGCATTCTTAAAGAATGTCTATTTCAAAGAAGGGAGTGTCATTGCCATTGACCAAGTAAGTATAGAAACCAACGAACAACTACAGTTGGTCACTATTACAGGTGTATCAAGTTTTATGAACGTGCCGAGTATGCCCTTAACAGCTTCTTTTGCAGTAGATGCTGAGGGTGAGATAAGGGCTGTATTGAAATATATGCTCATTGATGCCAGCAAAACATCTGGCTTCTGGAAGTTTAGCGATTCGTTTAAAACGTTGCCTGCTTTTGGTGATGCGTCAGCAGCATCAGGGTCTTTGCTTGACGATCTGAAGTTTAAAGAGGCCTCTTTTGTAGTAGCTTCTCACGCTGGGTATGACACCTCCCTGGGGCTCGACTTGGATGCTGGGATAAACTTTGGTGGTATAATGAAGCCACCAGCGCAACTGGGCATTTTAAAGAATAGTTTGGGCGAAACAGATGCCCTGACGGTGTCCGGTTTTATCAATGTGCCCTCCGACGAAAAATATATGTATAACCCTGCGCTCGAACGAAATGTAGCCAGTAGGAGAGGGTTTCCCTGGCTCACGGGCAATAAGTTGCCAGGAATTCACTTGCATGTTGATCTGGGCATAGATATGACAATGGGAGGGGTAAAGCTCACAAACAGTATTTATCAAATATATACACCCTTAAAACTAGGATGGCAAAATCTGGACAAGAGCTATCAGCCAATTGCTGCATATACAGCCACACTTGATCTGCCCAAAGCTGACATTACCCTAGACATTGTAGGAGAAATAAGTGATGAAACCATTGCTGTAGAAGCTTTATGTGAGGGAGTGTCGGTAGGCAATCTTGCTGACCTTGCCGATATTTCGGGAGGTGACAATAGTTTGAGCGATACGTTGCCTGATATAATGACCAAACCCCTCAATGCCTTAAAAAAACTGGAGTTGACCAACTTGGGCTTCTCGTTTAGTTATGGCAACAGTGGTTTTAGTATTGGCTACCTTGCAGTGCAAGTGGCGATGGAAAACCTTAATTGGCAAATATGGGACGACCATATTGTGGTAAACGAGCTTGGATGTCGTTTTGCGATCAACAACCCGTTTAACAACCCTCAATTTGAGACTGGCTTTTGGGGTAAAACTGAAATAGAAGGGGTAGAGATTGACCTCGAAGCCAATAGCCGTGATGCTTACCTTATTTCTATGCGGTTGGGCGAAGCGCAAACGCTGCCTATAAGAAGCTTAATGAAAAAGTTTGCCCCTGAAATACCTGCTTTGCCCAATATGGTAGTAAACGACCTGGTGTTGATGGTGTCTATTGGAAATTTTATTTCGTTTTCGGGTGGTTTGATGGAAAAACCAGATAGTTGGTCGCTAGACCTGGGACCACAAAACCTTACGTTTTCTAATATTCGTTTTGACCTGAAAATACCTAAAGCAGGCAAAATAGGAGGGAGTTTTAGAGGGGAAGTAGGCATTGGTAAAAATATACGTCTGAAGGGTTTTTATGCCATTCCGGGGGACTTTAAAATAAAAGCTGAGTGTGATGAGCTAAATTTTAAAGAGTTGGTAGGCAAACTATCTAAGGAAAAACTATCGTTGCCCAGTGGCTTTGATATGACTTTCTACAACTCTTCTGTTTTGCTTAAGAAAGACAGTGGAGGAATGGCTTTTCAAATGGGCACCCGCTACGAAGATGATGCTTACTTTGCGCTCGAGATAAAAAAAGTAGAGGGGAAGTGGGGAGTTGCTGGAGGACTTTCTTTGTTAGATGCTCAACCATCTAAATTACCTGGGATGAGTTTTCTTGAACCCTTTGAGAAAGTGGTAGACTTACAAGACTTTACCTTGGTGCTGGCGAGCTATAGCGATGCCGCTTTTAAGTTTCCTGGAATGGAGCAGTTTGCTAACCCTGCGCTTACCTCGTCTAACATTCCAATGCCTGCTCAGGCAGGAGGTTTGGTGGCTGGGCTGAACGTATACGCCAAGTGGAAGATAGATACTAAAAAGAAGGAAATGAAGCTACTCAAGCAAGTTTTAGGGCTTGACCCTGAACTGGGGGTAACGCTTCAGGTAGGCAAAAATCCTTCTAAAGACACCCGTTTGTTTGTGAGTTATACTACCGAGCTTATGAGCAAGCATCCGTTTCAGGCAAAGTTTGGTTTCGCCATGAATAACGGCACCCCTGAGCTATTCCTTGCTGGAATGTTGCAAATGAAAATTCAGGGTGAAATGTGCCAGTTTGATGTGGCAATGAGCTTAGTAAAGGGAGGTTTCTTCTTCTCTGGAAGCATGAAAGGCACCCTTCAGTTTGGCGATTTGCAGTTGAGCAACCTTGCCTTGGCTTTAGGGTTCAACTGGGGTGGTATTCCAAGTTTGGGCATTGCGGGTACCATCAACTTACCCGACTTTACCAGTTCTATTGCTGTATTGTTCGACTCCACCGACCCTTCTAAGAGTTTGTTGGCGGGTGCCATCAGCGATTTGTCTTTGGGAGATATTGCCGAAACCATTGCTCAGACTGACATCCCGGACGATATAGAAGGCATTTTGGATGGTATAGAGGTAAAAGGCAACCGCCCTTTTGATATTCCTCTAACCGAGGCTGATAACTTTGATGACCAGGATTTGACGGCCATATCGGCAGCTTTCCAATCCTATGGTACAGTGTCGGTACCCTCTACCGAAACCTCTGCTTTGTTTGTGGTAAATAAACCAGGCAAGTCGTGGAGCCTGACCGATATGCCTAATAATATGCGCCACTATCAAATAGAAAAAGTGGGCAAAAACCTGCGTGTGTCATTGAACCCACAAATTTATCTGGCACCAGCTGGCGCACAAATGGGTACGCTGGTGTTTCCACAGGGCTATTTTATGAGCGGTACATTGTCAGTGTTAGGCTTAGAGTGGAGCACCCAAATAGACATACGCACCAACAAAGGGGTGGCTGCCCAGTCTTACCTCAACAAGCCGCTGGTGATTTATAATAAAAATTTCTTTGAACTGTCAGACGTAGAAGGAAAGTCGGGACCTTTCTTTTCGGTGTCTACTTTCTTTCAAAACGAACTCAAAAACCCGGAACTGCGCCCCCCTCATTTGTACTTTAGTGGACGCTTATTTTTACTGGGACTAGAGTCTGAAAGCTTTGTGAAAGCCACCAAAAATGGTTTTGCTTTTGCCTTAAGTCGTACTGTTGACATCAAAATACCAGGCAAGGCGTTTTCTGGTAAAGTGTTTATGGAATCGCTCATCAATGGGCACTTTGAGTCGGTGAAAAACTTTGGCGCAGGTGGAGAGTTTACCCTTAAATTTGAAGGTAAAATAGACCTTGCCAAGTTAGGGTTTCTGGGAGATGTGGTAGACGATATGGGGAAGATTAAAATAGACCTGAACGTAGACGCTGACCTGGAACTGGGCTACGACGGCAAAAAAGCTTTTGTAAACTTTAGTGGAGGTTTTAAACTGCAAGACATCAAACACAACTTTAAGCTAGAGCTGAAAGCTACCAATGCCGATATGAAAAAGGCAGGCGAATGGGTTTTTGATGAGATCAAGCAGATTGTAACCGATTTGTTTGATACTGCCGAAGAGTGGATGAATGCTATAGGCGATGGCTTTGTTGAAGTAGGAAAAGGTGCCGAGCAAGTGGCAAAAGTCTTGGGTAAAGGTTATAAGAAAAGCGTAGAAGAAGCTGCCGAATTGATGCACGAAGCAGGTGAGAACTTCGAAGAAATGGGGAGAGCTTTTAAGAAAGTGTATGGCACTACAGCCAAGACTTTTGCGCCTATTATGAAAGACTTGGGGGCTGGAGCAAATGAAATAGCTAAAGACCTGAAAAATGCTTTCAAAACTGGTACCAAAGACGTGGCTAAGATACTGGACGAAGTAGGAGAGTCGCCCGAAGCAGTAGCTGGTGCGTTGAAGTCTGCCTACAAACAATCGGCTAAACAAGCGGCACAAACCCTGAAGTCTATTGGCAAAGATGCCACCACTATTGCCAAAGGGTTGAAATCTGCCTACAAGCAGTCGGCCAAACAAGTAGCACAAACTCTCGACTCGGTAGGCGTTGATGCCGGAGCAGTGGGCAAAGCCTTGCGTTATGCCTATAAGCAATCGGCCAAAGACGTCGCAAAAACAATGAAAGACATTGGCAAAGGAGGCGAGGCTATAGGCAAAGCCTTGCAAACTGGATTCCGCTACAGTGGTAAAACAGCCGCCAATATGATGAAAAGTATAGGCGTAAGCAGCAGCGAAATAGGCAAAGCGTTGAAAAACACCTTTAAAATGTCGACAAAAGACTTTACCAATACCTTTAAAAGTATAGGTAAGGGTGCCAATGATATAGGGAATGCATTGAAAAACACCTATAAGCAAAGCGCTGAGCAAACCCTACGTTTATTGAACGGAGCAGGTATTAGCAA